In Streptomyces sp. NBC_01439, the following are encoded in one genomic region:
- a CDS encoding DUF397 domain-containing protein, which produces MTSTPEYDLSAATWLKSSYSDGSGGNCLEMATWRKSTHSDGTGGDCLEVADGHPHLVPVRDSKQPEGPHVVFHAQAWARFVGSL; this is translated from the coding sequence ATGACCAGCACGCCTGAGTACGACCTGTCAGCAGCCACGTGGCTGAAGTCCAGCTACAGCGACGGCAGCGGCGGCAACTGCCTGGAGATGGCCACTTGGCGGAAGTCCACCCACAGCGACGGCACTGGCGGCGACTGCCTCGAAGTGGCCGACGGCCACCCCCACCTCGTCCCCGTGAGGGACTCCAAGCAGCCCGAAGGCCCGCACGTGGTGTTCCACGCGCAGGCCTGGGCCCGGTTCGTCGGGTCGCTCTGA
- a CDS encoding helix-turn-helix domain-containing protein: MPRKNLDPSSSPRALLGAELRVARERAGMSQAELGERLFVSGAFIGQLESGTRRMHLEYAKQIDEILGTDGFFARNCGALAKSKYPNHFAEAAEAEAEAKTIREYAPLALPGMLQTKAYARAVFIAYQPTATEEVISELVQNRLDRAGVLSDPTTPLFWCVLDESALRRVVGSRAVMAEVLRHITTLIRARRIFVQVLPFSAGAHSSMGGTLKLMTFEDAPPLAYVQGNAIGVLLDDPATVARHSLTYDLLTAGALSPSESLALIESVAEDYEHDQHA; the protein is encoded by the coding sequence ATGCCACGAAAGAACCTCGATCCCTCCTCCTCACCCCGCGCCCTCCTGGGCGCGGAACTGCGCGTGGCGCGCGAACGCGCGGGCATGAGCCAGGCCGAACTCGGCGAACGGCTCTTCGTCAGCGGCGCGTTCATCGGCCAGCTCGAATCGGGCACGCGTCGCATGCACCTCGAATACGCCAAACAGATCGACGAGATCCTCGGCACGGACGGCTTCTTCGCCCGCAACTGCGGGGCACTGGCCAAGTCGAAGTACCCGAACCACTTCGCGGAGGCTGCTGAAGCGGAAGCGGAAGCGAAGACGATCCGGGAGTACGCGCCCTTGGCGCTGCCCGGGATGCTCCAGACGAAGGCATACGCCCGGGCTGTCTTCATCGCCTACCAGCCAACGGCCACCGAGGAGGTCATCTCCGAGCTGGTGCAGAACCGGCTGGACCGGGCCGGTGTCCTCAGTGATCCAACAACCCCGTTGTTCTGGTGTGTACTCGACGAATCAGCTCTTCGACGAGTCGTCGGCAGCCGGGCAGTGATGGCCGAGGTCCTACGTCACATCACAACCCTGATCCGTGCACGCCGGATCTTCGTGCAGGTACTGCCGTTCAGTGCAGGAGCACATTCGTCCATGGGCGGCACCCTGAAGCTGATGACCTTTGAGGACGCTCCTCCTCTGGCGTATGTCCAAGGCAACGCCATAGGGGTGCTTCTGGACGATCCGGCAACCGTGGCACGCCATTCGCTGACCTACGATCTCCTCACGGCCGGCGCGCTGTCACCCAGCGAATCGCTGGCTTTGATCGAGTCCGTGGCGGAGGATTACGAACATGACCAGCACGCCTGA
- a CDS encoding GNAT family N-acetyltransferase: protein MINSIPPVVPAGRMRALPQPELELPGGLLLRPWALHDVPALVESCLDPDIRHWNRPALLTPAEAEERIAHWHARWQDEEAAIWAVATGGPAVGLIGIGDLDLAGGSGEILYWLLPAGRGRGAMVAATERVSRWAFEDLGLHRIRITHSVANPASCAIATKAGFPLEGTMRGALLHADGWHDEHLHARLRTDAPA, encoded by the coding sequence ATGATCAACTCCATACCTCCCGTGGTCCCCGCCGGCCGGATGCGCGCCCTGCCGCAGCCTGAGCTCGAGCTGCCGGGCGGCCTGCTGCTGCGCCCCTGGGCGCTCCACGACGTCCCCGCGCTCGTCGAGTCCTGCCTCGACCCGGACATCCGGCACTGGAACCGACCCGCCCTCCTCACTCCGGCCGAGGCCGAGGAGCGGATCGCCCACTGGCACGCCCGCTGGCAGGACGAGGAAGCCGCGATCTGGGCCGTCGCCACCGGCGGCCCGGCCGTCGGGCTCATCGGCATCGGCGACCTCGACCTGGCGGGCGGCAGCGGCGAGATCCTGTACTGGCTGCTGCCCGCCGGGCGCGGCCGCGGGGCCATGGTGGCGGCCACGGAACGCGTCAGCCGCTGGGCGTTCGAGGACCTCGGCCTGCACCGGATCCGGATCACCCACTCCGTGGCGAACCCGGCCTCCTGCGCCATCGCGACGAAGGCCGGCTTCCCCCTGGAGGGCACCATGCGCGGCGCCCTCCTGCACGCGGACGGCTGGCACGACGAACACCTGCACGCCCGCCTGCGCACCGACGCCCCGGCGTGA
- a CDS encoding antibiotic biosynthesis monooxygenase, whose amino-acid sequence MSFGFVAFHYPAPEHVDAFVAKCHRVAEALRQQPGFLSVGVWVTPDGAAVVTTGAFESEGAFRATAGLARGLGATPDGLSDLEVRPREVHFLESR is encoded by the coding sequence ATGTCATTCGGTTTCGTTGCCTTCCACTACCCGGCCCCCGAGCACGTCGATGCGTTCGTCGCCAAGTGCCACCGGGTCGCCGAGGCGCTACGGCAACAGCCGGGCTTCCTGTCCGTCGGGGTCTGGGTCACCCCGGACGGCGCCGCCGTCGTCACCACCGGCGCGTTCGAGTCCGAGGGCGCCTTCCGGGCGACGGCCGGCCTTGCCCGCGGGTTGGGCGCGACGCCCGACGGCCTGAGCGACCTGGAGGTCAGGCCCCGCGAGGTTCACTTCCTCGAGTCGCGGTAG
- a CDS encoding TetR/AcrR family transcriptional regulator — protein sequence MGALRTPREKWVEEGLRALAAGGAEAVRVEALAKALGVTKGGFYGYFADRDALLAEMLDTWERESVDDVIDQVEREGGDARDKVRLAGRLTFSSDRLLPIDLAVRDWARRDHTVAERLRRVDNKRIQLARDAIGTFCDDPDEVEARALLAFCMAIGSHFLAADHPGTTRDPVIARAADIILDLGVATPA from the coding sequence ATGGGCGCATTGCGCACACCGCGCGAGAAGTGGGTCGAGGAGGGACTGCGGGCGCTGGCCGCGGGCGGTGCGGAGGCCGTGCGGGTCGAGGCGCTCGCCAAGGCGTTGGGGGTGACCAAGGGCGGCTTCTACGGGTACTTCGCCGACCGCGACGCACTACTGGCCGAGATGCTGGACACCTGGGAGCGCGAGAGCGTGGACGATGTGATCGACCAGGTCGAGCGGGAGGGCGGCGACGCGCGGGACAAGGTCCGCCTGGCGGGGCGGCTCACCTTCTCCAGCGACCGCCTGCTGCCCATCGATCTGGCCGTCCGCGACTGGGCCCGCCGCGACCACACCGTCGCGGAGCGCCTGCGCCGCGTGGACAACAAGCGCATTCAGTTGGCGCGCGACGCGATCGGCACCTTCTGCGACGACCCCGACGAGGTCGAGGCCCGCGCTCTGCTCGCCTTCTGCATGGCCATCGGTAGCCACTTCCTCGCTGCCGACCACCCCGGCACCACCCGCGACCCGGTCATCGCCCGTGCTGCCGACATCATCCTCGACCTAGGCGTCGCCACACCCGCTTAG
- a CDS encoding PTS transporter subunit EIIC: MSTDKNRATAAAILPLVGGPDNITSISHCMTRLRISLRDRSLVQDGALRALPAVLGVVEDDTYQIVLGPGTVARVTPEFEALVAEARSAAPSPTAPTAPSPAAPAAPAAPPARTITADDLAAQGAALKKAQKARNATPFKLFLRRIANVFVPLIPALIGCGIIAGLNGLLTNLGRVPAVVPALAAIASGFMSLIAVFVGYNTAKEFGGTPVLGGAVAAIIVFPGVAKIDAFGLELKPGQGGVLGALAAALLAVYVEKWCRRWVPETLDVLVTPTLTVLISGLVTLFGLMYLAGEASAAIGTFANWLLATGGAFAGLVLGGLFLPLVMLGLHQALIPLHTTLIEQDGYTVLLPILAMAGAGQVGAAIAVYYRLPRNGSLRATIKSALPAGFLGVGEPLIYGVSLPLGRPFVTACIGGAAGGAFVGLFHQLGVAFGSSAIGPSGWALFPLLDGKSSAGTTLAIYAGGLLVGYLVGFVATYFFGFTRQMLTDLDTDPDADQDPNAATATTGTPPKERVPA; the protein is encoded by the coding sequence ATGTCCACTGACAAGAACCGCGCCACCGCCGCCGCGATCCTTCCGCTGGTCGGCGGCCCGGACAACATCACCTCGATCTCGCACTGCATGACCCGCCTGCGCATCTCGCTGCGCGACCGCTCGCTGGTCCAGGACGGGGCCCTGCGCGCCCTGCCCGCGGTGCTCGGCGTGGTCGAGGACGACACTTACCAGATCGTGCTGGGCCCGGGCACCGTCGCCCGCGTGACCCCGGAGTTCGAGGCGCTCGTAGCGGAAGCCCGCTCGGCAGCCCCCTCACCGACCGCCCCGACCGCCCCTTCCCCTGCGGCCCCTGCAGCCCCGGCGGCCCCGCCCGCACGCACGATCACCGCGGACGACCTCGCCGCTCAGGGCGCAGCACTGAAAAAGGCCCAGAAGGCGCGCAACGCCACGCCCTTCAAGCTGTTCCTGCGCCGGATCGCGAACGTCTTCGTCCCGCTGATCCCGGCGCTGATCGGCTGCGGCATCATCGCCGGCCTGAACGGCCTGCTGACGAACCTCGGCCGGGTGCCCGCCGTCGTGCCCGCCCTCGCCGCCATCGCCTCCGGCTTCATGTCCCTGATCGCGGTCTTCGTCGGCTACAACACGGCCAAGGAGTTCGGCGGTACGCCGGTCCTGGGCGGCGCGGTCGCCGCGATCATCGTCTTCCCGGGCGTCGCGAAGATCGACGCCTTCGGCCTGGAGCTCAAGCCCGGCCAGGGCGGCGTCCTCGGCGCGCTCGCCGCCGCCCTCCTCGCCGTGTACGTGGAGAAGTGGTGCCGCAGGTGGGTACCGGAGACCCTGGACGTCCTCGTCACACCCACGCTCACCGTGCTGATCTCGGGCCTCGTGACCCTCTTCGGCCTCATGTACCTCGCCGGTGAGGCCTCCGCCGCCATCGGCACCTTCGCGAACTGGCTCCTCGCCACCGGCGGCGCCTTCGCGGGCCTGGTCCTGGGCGGCCTCTTCCTCCCCCTCGTGATGCTCGGCCTGCACCAGGCCCTGATCCCCCTCCACACCACCCTCATCGAGCAGGACGGCTACACCGTCCTGCTGCCCATCCTCGCCATGGCGGGCGCGGGCCAGGTCGGCGCGGCCATCGCCGTCTACTACCGGCTCCCGCGCAACGGCTCGCTCCGCGCCACCATCAAGTCCGCGCTCCCGGCCGGTTTCCTGGGCGTCGGCGAACCGCTGATCTACGGCGTCTCCCTGCCGCTGGGCCGCCCCTTCGTCACCGCCTGCATCGGCGGCGCGGCCGGCGGCGCCTTCGTCGGCCTCTTCCACCAACTGGGCGTCGCCTTCGGCTCCAGCGCCATCGGCCCCTCGGGCTGGGCCCTGTTCCCGCTGCTCGACGGCAAGTCCAGTGCGGGCACCACCCTCGCGATCTACGCGGGCGGCCTGCTGGTCGGCTACCTGGTGGGCTTCGTCGCCACCTACTTCTTCGGCTTCACCCGCCAGATGCTGACCGACCTCGACACCGACCCGGACGCAGACCAGGACCCGAACGCCGCCACGGCCACCACCGGAACGCCCCCGAAGGAACGGGTCCCCGCCTAA
- the murQ gene encoding N-acetylmuramic acid 6-phosphate etherase, translating into MTAYEELRAQLDTLTTEAFRQDLAEIDRLSTLDIARTMNAEDATVPAAVAARLPHIAAAVDAIAERMARGGRLVYAGAGTAGRMGVLDASECPPTFNTDPADVVGLIAGGPSAMVKAVEGAEDSKELAAEDLTALEIGPHDTVVGISASGRTPYAIGAVEFARTRGALTVGLSCNAGSALAAAADHGIEVVVGPELLTGSTRLKAGTAQKLVLNLISTITMIRLGKTYGNLMVDMRSSNEKLHARARRIVALATGAPDAEIEAALTATGGEVKNAVLVVLGGVDGPTAAALLAASQGHLRAALELAPAHTR; encoded by the coding sequence ATGACCGCCTACGAAGAACTCCGCGCCCAGCTGGACACCCTCACCACCGAGGCCTTCCGCCAGGACCTCGCCGAGATCGACCGGCTGTCCACCCTCGACATCGCCCGCACCATGAACGCCGAGGACGCCACCGTCCCGGCCGCCGTCGCCGCACGGCTCCCGCACATCGCCGCCGCCGTCGACGCGATCGCCGAGCGGATGGCCCGGGGCGGGCGGCTGGTCTACGCGGGCGCCGGCACGGCCGGCCGGATGGGCGTCCTGGACGCCAGCGAGTGCCCGCCCACCTTCAACACCGACCCGGCCGACGTCGTCGGTCTGATCGCGGGCGGCCCGTCCGCCATGGTCAAGGCCGTCGAGGGGGCCGAGGACTCGAAGGAGCTGGCCGCCGAGGACCTCACCGCGCTGGAGATCGGGCCGCACGACACCGTCGTCGGCATCTCCGCCTCCGGCCGCACCCCGTACGCGATCGGCGCCGTCGAGTTCGCCCGTACCCGCGGCGCGCTCACCGTCGGGCTCTCCTGCAACGCCGGATCCGCCCTCGCCGCCGCCGCCGACCACGGCATCGAGGTCGTCGTCGGCCCCGAACTCCTCACCGGATCCACCCGCCTGAAGGCCGGCACCGCGCAGAAGCTCGTCCTCAACCTCATCTCGACCATCACGATGATCCGCCTCGGGAAGACGTACGGGAACCTGATGGTCGACATGCGGTCCTCGAACGAGAAGCTGCACGCCCGCGCCCGCCGCATCGTGGCGCTGGCCACCGGCGCACCCGACGCGGAGATCGAGGCCGCGCTGACCGCCACCGGCGGCGAGGTGAAGAACGCGGTGCTCGTCGTCCTCGGCGGAGTCGACGGCCCCACGGCCGCCGCCCTGCTCGCGGCCTCGCAGGGCCACCTGCGCGCCGCCCTCGAACTCGCCCCCGCCCACACCCGCTGA
- a CDS encoding MurR/RpiR family transcriptional regulator codes for MRSLGPSMTRSMQAVADAVAADPAACARLTVSALAERTGTSEATVVRTARLLGYPGYRDLRLALAALAAQQESGAAPAVTVDIAVDDPLADVVAKLAHEEAQTLTDTAAALDLTQLAAAVTALATARRIDIYGIGASALVGQDLAQKLLRIGLLAHAHSDPHLAVTGAVQLRPGDVAVAITHSGSTGDVIEPLRVAFERGATTLALTGRPNSPVTHYADLVLATSAARETQLRPAAMSSRTSQLLVVDCLFVGVAQQTYETAAPALAASYEALAHRHNGKPGPAPSSPVRGHLPAVAGGV; via the coding sequence ATCCGCAGCCTCGGCCCCTCCATGACCCGCTCCATGCAGGCCGTCGCCGACGCCGTCGCCGCCGACCCCGCCGCGTGCGCCCGGCTCACCGTCTCCGCCCTCGCCGAACGCACGGGCACCAGCGAGGCCACCGTCGTCCGCACCGCCCGCCTCCTCGGCTATCCCGGCTACCGCGACCTGCGCCTCGCGCTCGCCGCCCTCGCCGCCCAGCAGGAGTCCGGCGCCGCCCCCGCCGTCACCGTCGACATAGCCGTCGACGACCCGCTCGCGGACGTCGTCGCCAAGCTGGCGCACGAGGAGGCGCAGACCCTCACCGACACCGCCGCCGCCCTCGACCTCACCCAGCTCGCCGCCGCCGTCACCGCGCTCGCCACCGCCCGCCGCATCGACATCTACGGCATCGGCGCCTCCGCCCTCGTCGGCCAGGACCTCGCCCAGAAGCTGCTGCGCATCGGCCTCCTCGCCCATGCCCACAGCGACCCCCACCTGGCCGTCACGGGCGCCGTCCAGCTCCGCCCCGGCGACGTCGCCGTCGCGATCACCCACTCCGGCAGCACCGGCGACGTGATCGAACCACTGCGCGTCGCCTTCGAGCGCGGGGCCACCACCCTCGCCCTCACCGGCCGCCCGAACAGCCCCGTCACCCACTACGCCGACCTCGTACTGGCCACCTCGGCCGCCCGCGAGACCCAGTTGCGCCCGGCCGCCATGTCCAGCCGGACCAGCCAGCTGCTCGTCGTCGACTGCCTCTTCGTCGGCGTCGCCCAGCAGACCTACGAAACCGCCGCGCCCGCCCTCGCCGCCTCCTACGAAGCCCTCGCCCACCGCCACAACGGCAAACCCGGCCCCGCCCCATCCAGCCCCGTCAGGGGGCACCTCCCAGCGGTAGCTGGGGGAGTTTGA
- a CDS encoding DUF4031 domain-containing protein, translated as MTVYIDPPTWPGHGRMWSHLVSDVSYEELHAFAAGIGCPPRAFERDHYDVPSYWYADAVGAGAVEIGSKELVRRLTAAGLRRPKGRPAA; from the coding sequence GTGACCGTCTACATCGACCCGCCGACCTGGCCGGGCCACGGCCGCATGTGGTCGCACCTGGTCAGCGACGTCTCGTACGAGGAGCTGCACGCCTTCGCGGCGGGCATCGGCTGCCCGCCGCGCGCCTTCGAGCGGGACCACTACGACGTGCCCTCGTACTGGTACGCGGACGCGGTCGGCGCCGGCGCGGTGGAGATCGGCAGCAAGGAACTCGTGCGCCGCCTCACCGCGGCGGGCCTGCGCCGCCCGAAGGGCCGACCGGCGGCTTAG
- a CDS encoding quinone oxidoreductase family protein has translation MTVKVVLFDIEGRYCAAEVDEPVPGPGQVAIKVAYAGVQWGDVMVREGHFPLQRPFVPGFEASGHIVGVGEGVDPGRVGAPVAALTTGGAYAEVVLAPAALSLEAGDLSLRTAAGLGWGAPTAYDLINTIARVRPGESVLIHAAAGSVGTLAAQFARLAGAGRIVGVAGSRARAEYAAGFGYDRIVLREDFPAGLDDERFDVILDPVGGAARRAAPEQLAAHGRLVVFGNLAGFEPVPADAGDLLMHGRSLLTYNSNLLGRTHPERLADSARRALALVAAGTVRVDITAEYPLADVATAVRRLAEGATHGKSVLRIA, from the coding sequence GTGACTGTGAAGGTTGTGCTCTTCGACATCGAGGGCCGTTACTGCGCTGCTGAAGTGGATGAACCCGTGCCCGGTCCGGGCCAGGTGGCGATCAAGGTTGCCTACGCCGGGGTCCAGTGGGGGGACGTCATGGTTCGCGAGGGTCACTTCCCTTTGCAGCGGCCCTTCGTTCCCGGCTTCGAGGCATCCGGGCACATCGTGGGGGTCGGTGAGGGTGTGGACCCGGGCCGTGTCGGGGCGCCCGTCGCGGCGTTGACCACCGGAGGTGCGTACGCCGAGGTGGTCTTGGCGCCCGCTGCGCTCAGCCTGGAGGCCGGTGACCTGTCGCTGCGGACTGCCGCGGGCCTGGGTTGGGGCGCACCGACCGCCTATGACCTGATCAACACCATCGCGCGGGTTCGGCCTGGTGAGAGCGTGTTGATCCATGCCGCGGCCGGCTCGGTCGGCACGCTGGCCGCCCAGTTCGCCCGGCTGGCCGGGGCCGGCCGGATCGTCGGTGTTGCGGGTAGCCGCGCCAGGGCCGAATACGCGGCCGGATTCGGATACGACCGCATCGTATTGCGCGAGGACTTCCCGGCCGGGCTCGACGACGAACGCTTCGACGTGATCCTCGACCCGGTCGGCGGTGCCGCTCGCCGCGCCGCTCCGGAACAGTTGGCGGCTCATGGTCGACTCGTGGTCTTCGGCAACCTCGCGGGTTTCGAGCCCGTCCCGGCCGATGCGGGTGACCTGCTCATGCACGGCAGATCGCTCCTGACGTACAACAGCAACCTGCTCGGCCGCACCCATCCCGAGCGCCTCGCGGACAGTGCCCGCCGCGCCCTCGCTCTCGTTGCGGCCGGCACGGTACGGGTGGACATCACCGCCGAATACCCCCTCGCGGACGTGGCCACCGCCGTACGGCGGCTCGCCGAGGGTGCCACTCACGGCAAGAGCGTCTTGCGGATCGCCTGA
- a CDS encoding MarR family winged helix-turn-helix transcriptional regulator: MNLLVEWEPVVEPPVEKSLCTRIRRSEQALMAHHEAVLRTYGLTMTQYTVLLTLSREGGMSGAQLARSCGVTQQSMGSVLTNMEGKELIHRASSPVHAKVQIATLSDEGQALLDRAYREVDVLEQALTDAFTPSEHAALCALLERATTVLIGQTRNTTTPPTT, from the coding sequence ATGAACCTGTTAGTGGAGTGGGAGCCCGTGGTGGAACCCCCGGTCGAGAAGTCCCTCTGTACCCGGATCAGAAGGTCCGAACAGGCGCTGATGGCGCATCACGAGGCGGTGCTGCGCACCTACGGGCTGACCATGACGCAGTACACCGTGCTGCTGACCCTCTCGCGCGAAGGTGGCATGTCCGGCGCCCAACTGGCCCGCTCCTGCGGGGTGACCCAGCAGAGCATGGGCAGTGTGCTGACCAATATGGAAGGCAAGGAACTCATTCACCGCGCAAGCTCCCCGGTGCACGCCAAAGTGCAGATCGCGACCTTGAGCGATGAGGGCCAGGCGCTCCTCGATCGCGCCTACAGGGAAGTGGACGTCCTTGAGCAGGCGCTCACCGATGCGTTCACACCCTCCGAACACGCCGCGCTCTGCGCACTGTTGGAACGAGCCACCACTGTCCTGATCGGGCAGACCCGCAACACGACCACCCCGCCCACCACCTGA
- a CDS encoding serine hydrolase domain-containing protein: MGRYRTPTVLAAASLLLTALCAGQAPAAAPPGRVGIDPATAEQLDDAITAAMRKADIPGVGVGLWIDGEDPYVRAFGTSDKATGTPIKTDMHTRIGSVTKTFSVTGVLQLVDDGKVRLDAPISTYLDGVPGGEKITVRQLADMRSGLYNYTEDPRWTAVFKADPHRAWTPQELLDIAFRHPANFPPGARWEYSNTNTVLLGRLVEKVSGQPLHTYLEQQVFEPAGLDSTSLPTGAEIASPYVHGYTNFTPDGATVDASTWNPSWGWAAGAMISTMDDLHSWVPTLVTGKLPDGDRLLEPATQAQRLRMLPTGHADVGYGLGIAELDGWIGHNGELPGYETIAVRLPQARATMVIVVNSDVDGKFASLSSLIANTVTKIATPDHVWELPPAAQPNTVPEPTSAPAPTPAPTPSS, translated from the coding sequence ATGGGCCGGTACCGGACGCCCACCGTCTTGGCAGCCGCCTCCCTGCTGCTCACCGCGTTGTGCGCGGGCCAGGCCCCCGCGGCCGCCCCGCCGGGCCGGGTCGGCATCGACCCGGCGACCGCCGAGCAGCTCGACGACGCGATCACCGCGGCCATGCGCAAGGCCGACATCCCCGGGGTGGGCGTCGGCCTGTGGATCGACGGCGAGGACCCCTACGTGCGCGCCTTCGGCACCTCCGACAAGGCCACCGGCACCCCCATCAAGACCGACATGCACACGCGCATCGGCAGCGTCACCAAGACCTTCTCCGTCACCGGCGTCCTCCAGCTCGTCGACGACGGGAAGGTACGGCTGGACGCGCCGATCTCGACGTACCTCGACGGCGTGCCCGGCGGCGAGAAGATCACCGTCCGGCAGCTCGCCGACATGCGCAGCGGCCTCTACAACTACACCGAGGACCCGCGCTGGACGGCCGTCTTCAAGGCCGACCCGCACCGCGCCTGGACCCCGCAGGAGCTGCTGGACATCGCCTTCCGGCACCCCGCGAACTTCCCGCCGGGCGCGCGCTGGGAGTACTCCAACACCAACACCGTGCTGCTCGGCCGGCTCGTCGAGAAGGTCAGCGGGCAGCCCCTGCACACCTACCTGGAGCAGCAGGTCTTCGAACCGGCCGGCCTGGATTCGACCTCGCTGCCGACCGGCGCGGAGATCGCGTCCCCGTACGTGCACGGCTACACGAACTTCACCCCGGACGGCGCGACCGTCGACGCCTCCACCTGGAACCCGTCCTGGGGCTGGGCGGCCGGCGCGATGATCTCCACCATGGACGACCTGCACTCCTGGGTCCCGACCCTGGTCACCGGGAAGCTTCCCGACGGTGACCGCCTGCTGGAACCGGCCACCCAGGCCCAGCGGCTGCGCATGCTGCCCACCGGGCACGCGGACGTGGGCTACGGACTCGGCATCGCCGAACTCGACGGCTGGATCGGCCACAACGGCGAGCTGCCCGGCTACGAGACCATCGCCGTCCGCCTCCCGCAGGCCCGCGCCACCATGGTGATCGTGGTGAACTCCGACGTCGACGGGAAGTTCGCCAGCCTGAGCTCCCTCATCGCCAACACCGTCACCAAGATCGCGACCCCGGACCACGTCTGGGAACTCCCGCCCGCGGCCCAGCCCAACACCGTCCCTGAGCCGACCTCGGCCCCGGCCCCCACCCCGGCCCCGACCCCGAGTTCCTGA
- a CDS encoding SMI1/KNR4 family protein, whose protein sequence is MNSPVPPVRSSWDRIDGWLREHAPTSYENLARPADAGAVEAAQAEMGLRFPADLVDSLLCHDGLLRWGSVLPGPPPQSVAQIVAHWRMRSEIDADDEDLGEPSEPGAEPWWHPRWIPWAESHGTAQVIDMREGPQQGRLGTACHDDTAHFEDGWPSLAAYLAEVADVLDHGGLADGCAPYLIGDGELWWDLEGETELNGEPLVPAPTPARTAALAVRASWSLPELLGEPVRPAGEDALVIEALARDWSVVLPPDYVAVASAYGDTMISDYLYFFGARGLRAYGERNAPGAPSPSVPHPVLPTSGGVLAFGHTIEGDRLFLVPHADGSWTVSAFRRGWADWHDTGIGFGEWFRGALAGVLATDWLPEWEPGPHPLELGPDARAAA, encoded by the coding sequence ATGAACTCACCCGTGCCGCCGGTCCGCTCGTCCTGGGACCGCATCGACGGCTGGCTGCGCGAGCACGCCCCGACCTCGTACGAGAACCTCGCACGACCCGCCGACGCCGGCGCGGTCGAGGCGGCGCAGGCGGAGATGGGCCTGCGTTTCCCGGCCGACCTGGTCGACTCGCTGCTTTGCCACGACGGCCTCCTGCGCTGGGGCAGCGTCCTGCCGGGCCCGCCGCCGCAGTCGGTGGCGCAGATCGTGGCGCACTGGCGGATGCGCAGCGAGATCGACGCTGACGACGAGGACCTCGGCGAGCCTTCCGAGCCGGGAGCCGAGCCCTGGTGGCACCCCCGGTGGATCCCGTGGGCCGAGAGCCACGGGACCGCGCAGGTGATCGACATGCGCGAGGGGCCGCAGCAGGGCCGGCTGGGTACGGCCTGCCACGACGACACCGCCCACTTCGAGGACGGGTGGCCCTCGCTGGCGGCGTACCTCGCGGAGGTGGCCGACGTACTGGACCACGGCGGCCTGGCCGACGGCTGCGCGCCCTACCTGATCGGTGACGGGGAGCTGTGGTGGGACCTGGAGGGGGAGACGGAGTTGAACGGCGAACCCCTCGTCCCGGCTCCGACCCCCGCACGTACCGCCGCACTCGCGGTCCGGGCCTCCTGGAGCTTGCCGGAACTGCTCGGGGAGCCGGTCCGTCCGGCGGGCGAGGACGCACTCGTCATCGAGGCACTGGCGCGCGACTGGTCGGTCGTCCTCCCGCCCGACTACGTGGCCGTGGCGAGCGCCTACGGAGACACGATGATCTCCGACTACCTGTACTTCTTCGGCGCCCGCGGCCTGCGCGCGTACGGGGAGCGCAACGCGCCGGGCGCGCCGTCCCCCTCGGTGCCCCATCCCGTCCTGCCCACCTCCGGCGGCGTCCTGGCCTTCGGCCACACGATCGAGGGCGACCGGCTGTTCCTGGTCCCGCACGCCGACGGCAGTTGGACGGTGTCGGCGTTCCGGCGCGGCTGGGCGGACTGGCACGACACGGGGATCGGCTTCGGCGAATGGTTCCGCGGAGCCCTCGCCGGGGTGCTCGCCACCGACTGGCTGCCGGAGTGGGAGCCGGGTCCGCACCCCCTGGAGCTCGGCCCGGACGCTCGCGCGGCGGCCTGA
- a CDS encoding VOC family protein, whose product MAARRVVPNIQSEAMQESREFYGLLGFEEVMNHGWIMTLASPSSPAAQVSLMTSDKTAPIAPDMSVEVDDVDAAYAAVRDSGAEIVHPLQDEEWGVRRFFVRDPNGRVVNVLGHR is encoded by the coding sequence ATGGCCGCTCGCCGTGTCGTGCCCAACATTCAGTCAGAGGCCATGCAGGAGAGCCGGGAGTTCTATGGTCTGCTGGGCTTCGAGGAGGTCATGAACCACGGCTGGATCATGACGCTCGCCTCCCCGTCGAGTCCGGCGGCGCAAGTCAGCCTTATGACCAGCGACAAGACCGCTCCCATCGCGCCCGACATGAGCGTCGAAGTGGACGACGTGGACGCGGCCTATGCGGCCGTGCGGGACAGCGGTGCGGAGATCGTCCACCCCTTGCAGGACGAGGAGTGGGGTGTCCGGCGGTTCTTCGTCCGCGACCCCAACGGCCGGGTGGTCAACGTGCTGGGCCACCGCTGA